In one window of Paenarthrobacter nicotinovorans DNA:
- a CDS encoding YajQ family cyclic di-GMP-binding protein — MAGESTFDVVSKVDKQEVANALNQSQKEIAQRYDFKGVGAEIDFSGEKILMKANSEDRVLAVLDVFQSKLIKRGISLKSLDQGEPYPSGKEFRLECTIKEGIAQDIAKKINKIIRDEAPKSVKSQIQGDELRVTSKSRDDLQETMNILKKFEEADLQFVNFRS, encoded by the coding sequence GTAGACAAGCAAGAGGTCGCCAACGCACTGAACCAGTCCCAGAAGGAAATCGCGCAGCGATACGACTTCAAGGGTGTCGGCGCGGAGATCGACTTCAGTGGCGAAAAGATCCTCATGAAGGCCAACTCGGAGGACCGCGTCCTTGCAGTCCTGGACGTCTTCCAGTCCAAGCTCATCAAGCGCGGCATCTCCCTGAAGTCCCTCGACCAGGGCGAGCCCTACCCCTCGGGCAAGGAATTCCGCCTGGAGTGCACCATCAAGGAAGGCATCGCCCAGGACATCGCCAAGAAGATCAACAAGATCATCCGCGATGAAGCCCCCAAGTCCGTCAAGTCCCAGATCCAGGGCGACGAACTCCGCGTGACCTCCAAGTCCCGCGACGACCTTCAGGAAACCATGAACATCCTCAAGAAGTTCGAAGAGGCCGACCTCCAGTTCGTGAACTTCCGCAGCTAA